A part of Gossypium hirsutum isolate 1008001.06 chromosome A07, Gossypium_hirsutum_v2.1, whole genome shotgun sequence genomic DNA contains:
- the LOC107952670 gene encoding scarecrow-like protein 3, whose protein sequence is MMSSSPKPEVTLSLTLSPGSTLQEVVKPEERGVRLIQLLLTCAKHASSSNLHRADECLRQISLLASVSGDSMQRLSAWFASALAVRLVKRWPGLHKALNYTQLPKQDQLGQAQPLFGRVFPYLGFSYAIISRTLIKAMTGERVIHLVDLGSGDANLWIPLLRSFSCLLDGQPHLKVTCMNANKAILEELGPRLVKEAEALGLPFQFAPLNASLRELTLDKLGVKSGEALAFISILNLHTLLAEDDSVDAHFSHNKTNGIKDSKQMFRFLSTIRSSSAKIFFLVEKEADHNLNKLIDRFVEGLHYYSAVFDSVDASFGGNTSSRERLVLEEMFGKEIENIVACDGVEREERHERYGRWMVRFGQAGFKPVMMWHDSTEDAKQMVEACGRNGYKIVNERASLMICWHDRPLYAVSAWTC, encoded by the coding sequence ATGATGAGTAGCTCTCCAAAGCCAGAGGTGACCTTATCCCTTACGTTGTCGCCTGGTTCGACTCTGCAAGAGGTTGTAAAGCCCGAAGAGAGAGGTGTCCGCCTTATCCAACTGCTCTTAACATGTGCCAAGCATGCCTCGTCCAGTAACCTACACCGTGCTGACGAGTGTCTCCGGCAGATATCGCTGCTTGCCTCGGTGTCTGGTGACTCCATGCAACGCCTTTCGGCATGGTTCGCCTCTGCCCTTGCTGTACGCCTTGTCAAGCGTTGGCCTGGCTTACATAAGGCCTTGAACTACACTCAGTTGCCGAAACAAGATCAGTTAGGTCAAGCTCAGCCGCTCTTCGGGCGAGTGTTTCCCTACCTTGGGTTCTCTTATGCCATCATATCTCGTACACTGATCAAGGCCATGACAGGGGAGCGAGTCATCCATCTAGTGGACTTGGGTTCAGGAGATGCAAACTTGTGGATCCCGCTGCTTCGGAGCTTTTCGTGCTTGCTCGATGGACAACCTCATTTGAAGGTCACTTGCATGAATGCTAACAAGGCAATACTAGAGGAATTAGGCCCAAGGCTTGTTAAGGAGGCTGAAGCACTCGGCCTGCCCTTTCAATTTGCCCCTCTAAATGCTAGTTTAAGAGAGCTAACATTAGACAAACTTGGGGTAAAATCAGGAGAGGCATTAGCTTTCATATCAATATTAAATCTCCACACTTTATTAGCGGAGGATGATAGTGTTGATGCACATTTCAGCCACAACAAGACTAACGGCATCAAAGATTCCAAGCAAATGTTTCGGTTTTTATCGACAATCCGATCATCGTCcgctaaaattttctttttagtcgAAAAAGAAGCCGACCATAATTTAAACAAATTGATTGATAGATTCGTTGAGGGACTGCATTACTACAGCGCTGTGTTCGACTCGGTCGATGCTTCATTCGGGGGCAATACCTCGAGTAGGGAAAGGCTTGTTTTGGAGGAAATGTTTGGGAAAGAAATTGAAAACATTGTGGCATGTGACGGGGTTGAAAGAGAAGAGAGGCATGAGAGATATGGGAGATGGATGGTTCGGTTCGGACAAGCCGGATTTAAGCCGGTTATGATGTGGCATGACTCAACGGAAGATGCCAAGCAAATGGTGGAAGCATGTGGTAGAAATGGTTACAAAATTGTTAACGAAAGGGCAAGCTTGATGATTTGTTGGCACGATAGACCATTATATGCAGTGTCTGCATGGACTTGTTAG
- the LOC107910492 gene encoding probable tRNA (guanine(26)-N(2))-dimethyltransferase 2 isoform X1: MSMDLNDYTIIKEGEAEILMHAKNEVFYNKTQVNNRDMSIAVLRTFISRWKLEHEALLSKRNKSGVKLPENNVSVSEVDDTLNDSDMNSEKSNEECEGPAEKSQDGTCTTSEEPVKTEGKVRGELKPPRVLEALSASGLRALRYAREVEGIGQVVALDNDKGAVEACQRNIMFNGSVACSKVESHLADARVYMLTNPKEFDVVDLDPYSSPSVFLDSAVQSVVDGGMLMCTATDMAVLCGGNGEVCYSKYGSYPLRGKYCHEMALRILLACIESHANRYKRYIVPVLSVQMDFYVRVFVRIYTSASAMKNTPLKLSYVYQCTGCDAFHLQPIGRTVSKNTSVRYLPGFAPVVPQECSHCQKKFNMGGPIWSAPIHDQEWVMNILSDVKSMKDRYPAYDRISAVLTTISEELPDVPLFLSLHNLCATLKCTSPSAVIFRSAVSNAGYRISGTHVNPLGLKSDAPMDVIWDIMRCWVKNHPVKAQPADQPGSVILAKEPVLQANFARAVASLSKAQAKKVARFLPNPERHWGPKLRAGRQITSKHISLLGEEKVNGSQPSR, translated from the exons ATGTCAATGGATCTCAATGACTACACCATTATCAAGGAAGGAGAAGCTGAGATTCTTATGCATGCTAAAAATGAAGTTTTTTACAACAAAACCCAG GTTAACAACAGAGACATGTCTATTGCTGTCCTAAGGACATTCATATCGAGATGGAAGCTGGAGCACGAGGCATTGTTGTCTAAAAGGAATAAATCAGGTGTAAAGCTGCCTGAGAATAATGTTTCTGTATCTGAGGTAGATGATACACTTAATGACTCTGATATGAattctgaaaaatcaaatgaagaatGTGAAGGACCTGCAGAAAAATCTCAGGACGGCACATGTACTACATCAGAAGAGCCAGTTAAGACAGAGGGCAAAGTTCGAGGGGAGCTTAAACCACCTAGAGTTCTAGAG GCGTTGTCAGCTTCTGGGTTAAGGGCTCTGAGATATGCTCGGGAAGTAGAAGGGATTGGTCAAGTTGTTGCCTTAGACAATGATAAAG GGGCTGTTGAAGCTTGTCAGAGAAATATAATGTTCAATGGTTCTGTAGCTTGTTCAAAAGTGGAATCACATCTTGCTGATGCTCGTGTGTACATGCTTACTAACCCAAAAGAATTTGATGTG GTTGATCTTGACCCCTATAGTTCCCCTTCTGTGTTCTTGGACTCTGCAGTTCAATCTGTTGTTGATGGGGGCATGCTGATGTGCACTGCAACTGATATGGCAGTTTTATGTGGGGGTAATGGGGAGGTTTGTTATTCCAA ATACGGATCATACCCATTGAGAGGGAAATATTGCCACGAAATGGCTTTGAGGATACTCCTAGCCTGCATTGAG AGTCATGCAAACCGCTACAAACGTTATATTGTTCCTGTGCTATCTGTCCAGATGGACTTTTATGTCCGTGTTTTTGTTCGCATATACAC TTCGGCAAGTGCGATGAAGAATACTCCCCTTAAGCTATCATATGTCTATCAGTGCACTGGTTGTGATGCTTTTCATCTTCAGCCTATTGGGAGAACCGTTTCTAAG AATACCAGTGTGAGATATCTCCCGGGCTTTGCACCTGTAGTCCCTCAAGAGTGTAGTCATTGTCAGAAGAAATTTAACATGGGGGGCCCTATATGGTCTGCTCCAATCCATGATCAAGAGTGGGTAATGAACATACTATCAGATGTAAAATCAATGAAGGATCGTTATCCCGCCTATGATCGCATCTCTGCTGTATTGACTACAATTTCAGAG GAATTGCCTGATGTGCCTCTCTTTTTGAGTCTGCACAACCTTTGTGCTACACTAAAATGCACTTCTCCATCTGCAGTTATTTTCCGCTCTGCTGTAAGCAACGCAGGATACCGAATTTCTGGAACTCATGTGAATCCATTGGGACTCAAATCTGATGCTCCCATGGATGTCATTTGGGACATAATGCGCTGCTGG GTTAAAAATCATCCAGTGAAAGCTCAACCAGCTGATCAGCCGGGAAGTGTGATACTTGCCAAAGAACCTGTTCTTCAA GCAAATTTTGCTCGAGCCGTTGCATCCCTTAGCAAGGCACAAGCTAAGAAGGTTGCTAGATTCCTTCCAAATCCTGAAAGGCACTGGGGGCCAAAGCTTAGGGCAGGTCGCCAAATCACCAGCAAGCACATCTCTCTTTTGGGTGAAGAGAAAGTAAATGGGTCTCAGCCATCAAGATAG
- the LOC107910492 gene encoding probable tRNA (guanine(26)-N(2))-dimethyltransferase 2 isoform X2, with translation MSMDLNDYTIIKEGEAEILMHAKNEVFYNKTQVNNRDMSIAVLRTFISRWKLEHEALLSKRNKSECEGPAEKSQDGTCTTSEEPVKTEGKVRGELKPPRVLEALSASGLRALRYAREVEGIGQVVALDNDKGAVEACQRNIMFNGSVACSKVESHLADARVYMLTNPKEFDVVDLDPYSSPSVFLDSAVQSVVDGGMLMCTATDMAVLCGGNGEVCYSKYGSYPLRGKYCHEMALRILLACIESHANRYKRYIVPVLSVQMDFYVRVFVRIYTSASAMKNTPLKLSYVYQCTGCDAFHLQPIGRTVSKNTSVRYLPGFAPVVPQECSHCQKKFNMGGPIWSAPIHDQEWVMNILSDVKSMKDRYPAYDRISAVLTTISEELPDVPLFLSLHNLCATLKCTSPSAVIFRSAVSNAGYRISGTHVNPLGLKSDAPMDVIWDIMRCWVKNHPVKAQPADQPGSVILAKEPVLQANFARAVASLSKAQAKKVARFLPNPERHWGPKLRAGRQITSKHISLLGEEKVNGSQPSR, from the exons ATGTCAATGGATCTCAATGACTACACCATTATCAAGGAAGGAGAAGCTGAGATTCTTATGCATGCTAAAAATGAAGTTTTTTACAACAAAACCCAG GTTAACAACAGAGACATGTCTATTGCTGTCCTAAGGACATTCATATCGAGATGGAAGCTGGAGCACGAGGCATTGTTGTCTAAAAGGAATAAATCAG aatGTGAAGGACCTGCAGAAAAATCTCAGGACGGCACATGTACTACATCAGAAGAGCCAGTTAAGACAGAGGGCAAAGTTCGAGGGGAGCTTAAACCACCTAGAGTTCTAGAG GCGTTGTCAGCTTCTGGGTTAAGGGCTCTGAGATATGCTCGGGAAGTAGAAGGGATTGGTCAAGTTGTTGCCTTAGACAATGATAAAG GGGCTGTTGAAGCTTGTCAGAGAAATATAATGTTCAATGGTTCTGTAGCTTGTTCAAAAGTGGAATCACATCTTGCTGATGCTCGTGTGTACATGCTTACTAACCCAAAAGAATTTGATGTG GTTGATCTTGACCCCTATAGTTCCCCTTCTGTGTTCTTGGACTCTGCAGTTCAATCTGTTGTTGATGGGGGCATGCTGATGTGCACTGCAACTGATATGGCAGTTTTATGTGGGGGTAATGGGGAGGTTTGTTATTCCAA ATACGGATCATACCCATTGAGAGGGAAATATTGCCACGAAATGGCTTTGAGGATACTCCTAGCCTGCATTGAG AGTCATGCAAACCGCTACAAACGTTATATTGTTCCTGTGCTATCTGTCCAGATGGACTTTTATGTCCGTGTTTTTGTTCGCATATACAC TTCGGCAAGTGCGATGAAGAATACTCCCCTTAAGCTATCATATGTCTATCAGTGCACTGGTTGTGATGCTTTTCATCTTCAGCCTATTGGGAGAACCGTTTCTAAG AATACCAGTGTGAGATATCTCCCGGGCTTTGCACCTGTAGTCCCTCAAGAGTGTAGTCATTGTCAGAAGAAATTTAACATGGGGGGCCCTATATGGTCTGCTCCAATCCATGATCAAGAGTGGGTAATGAACATACTATCAGATGTAAAATCAATGAAGGATCGTTATCCCGCCTATGATCGCATCTCTGCTGTATTGACTACAATTTCAGAG GAATTGCCTGATGTGCCTCTCTTTTTGAGTCTGCACAACCTTTGTGCTACACTAAAATGCACTTCTCCATCTGCAGTTATTTTCCGCTCTGCTGTAAGCAACGCAGGATACCGAATTTCTGGAACTCATGTGAATCCATTGGGACTCAAATCTGATGCTCCCATGGATGTCATTTGGGACATAATGCGCTGCTGG GTTAAAAATCATCCAGTGAAAGCTCAACCAGCTGATCAGCCGGGAAGTGTGATACTTGCCAAAGAACCTGTTCTTCAA GCAAATTTTGCTCGAGCCGTTGCATCCCTTAGCAAGGCACAAGCTAAGAAGGTTGCTAGATTCCTTCCAAATCCTGAAAGGCACTGGGGGCCAAAGCTTAGGGCAGGTCGCCAAATCACCAGCAAGCACATCTCTCTTTTGGGTGAAGAGAAAGTAAATGGGTCTCAGCCATCAAGATAG